The Hemiscyllium ocellatum isolate sHemOce1 chromosome 5, sHemOce1.pat.X.cur, whole genome shotgun sequence region CAACGATACATTATCCTTATACAATACTTATAAAAGTTTTTTCTAAAATTCTTACTTCATAGAAGGTTGGCTTCAATAGTTCACGATATTTTGCAAAGTTATTGAAAGAACCATATACTCCGTCATTTAAATAATACATCATGGTCTTCTCATTTCCGGCCTCCTCATCTAAGGAAAAAAGACTTATTGTAAGACTCACAAATAGATTTCTAAATTGCCATTGTGATGGTCAAAAAGGATTATGAAGGTAAAGAAGAAAGTTGTTCTTTGTTGACATTTGTGCAACCTTGTCTCCCACAATCAGGAAAGATGATTGGTAGAACAGGTGCctgatttttattttagtttctaaTGTTTTCCATTTCTGGAAGGAATTGTCTGCTTGAGTGCTGCCAAGATACAGCATTACTTCTCAGTTGTCATTGTTTACATGGGCTGCATGTGTCCAAATTACTGGATTGTGAACTAGAAAGATTTAATGATAGTAACACATAAGTGGAAAAGGACTATTGGTTCATTTTGATGTTGCACTAAACAAACAGCGTATACTCTTACCCTCAGCTGACACATCTTTTTATGCAAATTACAATAGGCTACATTCATCTACTATGTAGAGTTTGATAGGGTAGGAGAAACAATTTTCATTGTTAGTTTGACAAAAGAATTGAATAAATTCTTGAAAAGAAAAGAATTGTAGGGTTATGAAGAAAAAGAACAGTGGGGAATGAAACTAATTAAAATGCCAGCACAGAcgcagtggactgaatggcctccttctttgccATATAATTTTATGCTGGATGCATCAGATGCTAGTCTGATCCTGTCTGTTTCAGAAAACACATTCAAAATAAGTTACTGAACAACAATGAAGGAGTGAGAGCCTGACGAATTTTAAAATCAGATTGCAATCCCTTGCTACTGATTTCCACTATGACAAGGCACTGTCAATACTTCTGAATCCAGCctcttcagaaatgtggagcagACCAAATACCAGCATCCTCCTTCGTCAAGGAAACCAAGCCTGCTCCCTTATGGCACTAGATGGCATATTCTGGTATTGGTTCAATCATCAGCATATTCAAATATTTTCAAAGAATTTCAGCAGCTTTCCACTGTGTTAGTGAATGAATGTGAATTGGTGAGATGGCATGATGGTGGAATGGCATGTTGGCAGCTGGATGGGTTGGTGAAGTGTTTGGCGGTATTGGGTAGAGTGGCAGAGAGTGAGGTTGAGTTGAGGAAGATGGGATGAGACATATGGTCAACATGAGGATTTGGAGGAGGGCATATAAGATTGGAACGTCAAGACAACAGGGGTTTGAGGAAGTTGGAAGGTCAGAGGGAGCAGTTGGACCGTCAGAGGTCAATTTTCAGCAAACAGGTGTCGGGCTCAGGAATGCAGCTTATCGTAAATATGATTCTTTTCTTCTTATATTGATGACCACCCAATTCTTTATTCATGCAAAAGTGACTGTGACAGTGGCGGCCGAGGTGGCTGGTGAGCTCTGAGCGGGTCTGTGGCAGCAGTGTCAAGGAAGGATCTGGCAGAGGAGCAAGCACACAGCCAAACATCAGCTGCATTAATTGAGGCAACATCGGCCCAGTGGCAAAAGATGGTGCCTGTGGAGCAGTGCACTGGCGTCACtggcaaagcagtggcagaagGATTACGGGCTCTCTTTTAAGTGTATCACTTTTTTTgttattcttaaactattttaAATGGCACTGGATTATGGTGACAATGGAAACTTTTCACTTGAAttttacagtgaaaaatataGTAAAATAATGAGACAATAAAATCCATCTGTTTATCCCTTTTATTATGAGCAAGAACAGCTAATCTTTGCATTCCTTTATATTCACTTTGGTAGgtgcttccatttaaaaaaacagaatCTTCCTTTTACAAAGCTATGTTGATGCTTCATGTTGATCATGTTATGAGTTTCTGTCAGTTGCTATAATCTCCTTTAATAATGGAATTCAGCAATTCCCCAAGGGATGTTAGGCAATGGCTACCTACTTCCTTGAACAGAGATGTGACATGAAATATGTCCCAATCTGGTGGCATCCTTCCAGAACATAAGGAATTTTGATTAAACCTAAGATTAAAATCCATTCATTCACTACCTCAGCTGAGATTTTACAGTCGTCCTAGAAAGCAGGGCACCCAGTCCTGGGGACTTTTCAGTCGACTTGTTGTTTTCTGAGCATCTGTTCTCTCTTGTAGATTGCTCCCTCCCATTCAAGCTTCATTTTCAAATATCTTTGAGAAGTCGTCTTCAGTGAAGACAACTATATAATTACAGCTCCACCATTTCCCTACTTCCCATTATCAATTGACGTGTTGCATTCCAGAAGTGAGGCAAGGCTGACAACTCTTGACATCAAGAGTGCATTCCCCTGAGTGTGGTATGAGGGGGCCCAAACAAAACTGTAATCAATGGGAATCTGGGAGGGGGCGAGATTTATtgctctagttgctcttgagaaggtggtgatagactatcttcttgaaccactgcagtccacgtgtcaAGATATAACAACAATGCTATTAGAGAGGGTATTTCAGGATTCTGattcagcaacattgaaggaattgTGATATATTGCCAACGTTAATGGTGAGTGCCTTAGAgaagaatttgcaggtggtgttcctatgtatttcgtacctcttccttctagatagaagtggttttgggtttggaaagtgctgactAAGGAGCTttagtgaatctctgcagtgcatcttgtagatgggtGTACACTGtgccactgagcatcagtggtggagaaagtggatgtttgtggatgtgatgccaatcaagcgggatgttttgtcctgaatagtgtcatgcttcttcagtgttgtttgagctgcactCATGTAAGAAAGTGGGGTGAGTTCCATTGTActcttgtggatggtggacaagccttcgggagtcaggagatgagttatttgtACATAGGAATCCTAACCCTTGATCTGCTCTTTTCCCTATTGTATTTAGTTTACTTCGTGGTGAAAGGTCAGTGGACTCAAattgttaactgtgatttctcccACTGATGCTACCAAACctactgagtgtttccagcaatttctgtgtttgtttctaaATATCAGGTAAGCAAGATCTCTCCCAAACCCCTCTAACTCCGAGATGGAGACATTTGCACAGATCCTGGCATTTtggcttagtggttaacactgctgcctcagagcgccagggacctggttttgattccagcctcagcagtCTGTGCAGACAccacatgttctccccgtgtctgcgtgggattcttctgggtgctctggtttcctccctgatccaaaaatgtgcaggttaggtgaatcggccatgctaaattgtccaggtgttcagggatgtgtaggttaggtgcattagtcagagataaatataggataataggggagGGTCTcagtgggttactgtttggagggtcggtgtgaacttgttgggccaaagggcctgtttcaacactaggGATTCAATGATCCGTAAATTTTCATCTTTTGATGCAGATGGAAATTACCATTGGAGCTGGCGTGAgaattttcaattatttttctaGCGATGATATTTACAACCAGTGTGAAAGATGAGGTCACATAATAACGGCCTGGTTCAGCGATTATCTGTACTTCAGTTTTGTCAGGAAAATAAATGTCCAATGCAGGATTGATCTCAGCTGCTACCTAAAACGAGGAAAATAATGAGAGATTATGGTCAGatattcatatttttggatcattggaatctcttttgaggtacaagtgacctgtacaagaaggacggattgcacctaaattggaaggggactaatatgctggcagggaaatttgctagaactgcttgggaggatttaaactagtaacagagggggggggggggggggggggggagatagtgaggaaagagatcgatctgagacgggtacagctgagaacagaagtgagtcaaacaatcggggcaggcagggacaaggtaggaataataaattaaactgcatttatttcaaagcaaggggcctaacagggaaggcatggttaggaactcagggcatggttaggaacatgggactgggatatcatagcaattaaggaaacggctcagggatgagcaggactggcagctgaatgttccaggatacaaatgctacaggaaggatagaaagggaggcaaaagagaaaggggagtggcatttttgattagggatagcattacagctatgctaagggaggatattcctggaaatacatccagagaagtgatttgggtggaactgggaaataagaaagggatgatcatcttattgggattgtactgtagaccccctaatagtcagagggaaattgagaaacaaatttgtaaggagatctcagcaatctgtaagaataataaggtagttatggtaggggattttaacttcccaaacatcaactgggactgccatagtgttaaaggtttagatggagaggaatctcttaagtgtgtacaagacaattttctgattcagtatgtggatgtacctactagagaaggtgcaaaacttgacctactcttgagaaatatgcagggcaggtgaactgaggtgtcagtgggggagcactttggggccagtaaccataatttgatttgttttaaaatagtgatggaaagggatagaccagatctaaaagttgacattctaaattggagaaaggccaattttgatggtattaggcaagaactttcgaaagctgattggaggcagatgttcgcaggtaaagggatggctggaaaagggaagccttcagaaatgagataatgagaatccagagaaagtatattcctgtcagggtgaaagggagggctggtaggtatagggaatgctggatgactaaagaaattgagggtttggttaagaaaaaaaaggaagcatatgtcaggtacagacaggatagatcgagtgaatccttagaagagtgtaaaggaagtaggagtatacttaagagggaaatcaggagggcaaaacagggacatgagataactttggcaaataagagaatccaaagggattttacaaatttttaaggtcaaaagggtaactagggagagaatagggcccctcaaagatcagcaaggcggcctttgtgtggagccacagaaaatgggggagatactaaatgaatattttgcatcagtatttactatggaaaaggatatggaagttagagactgtagggaaatggatggtgacatcttgcaaaatgtccagattacagaggaggaagtcttgaaacagttaaaggtggataaatccccaggacttgatcaggtgtacccgagagctctttgggaagctagagaagtgattgcagggcctcttgctgagatatttgtatcatcaatagtcacaggtgaggtgccggaagactggaggttggcaaacgtggtgccactgtttaagatgggtggtaaggacaagtcagggactatttcctgaagaagggcttatgcctgaaacgtcgaatttcctgttccttggatgctgcctgaactgctgtgcttttccagaaacacattttcagctctgatctccagcatctgcagacctcactttctccactatagatcagtgagcctgacctcggcggagggaatcctgagggacaggatgttcatgtatttggaaaggcaaggactgatttggatagtcaacatggctttgtgcatgggaaatcatgtctaacaaacttgattgagttttttgatgaagtaacaaagaagattgatgagggcagagcagtagatgtgatctatatggacttcagtaaggcattcgacaaggttccccatgggagactgattagcaaggttagatctcatagaatacagggagaactagccatttggatacagaactggctcaaaggtagaagacagagggtggtggtggagggttgtttttcagactggacgcctgtgaccagtggaatgccacaaggatcggtgctgggtcctgtactttttgtcatttacataaatgatttggatgtaagcataagaggtacagttagtaagtttgcagagacaccaaaattggaggggtagtggacagcaaagagggttgcctcagattacaacagggtcttgaccagatgggccaatgggctgagaagtggcagatggagtttaattcagataaatgcgaggagctgcattttgggaaaacaaatcttagcaggacttatgcacttaatggtaaggtcctacgaagtgttgctgaacaaagagaccttggagtgcaggttcataaatccttgaaagtggagtcacaggtagataggatagtgaagaaggcgtttggtaagctttctttttttggtcagagtattgagtacaggagttgggaggtcatactgttgcggctgtacaggacattggttaggccactgttggaatattgcgtgcaattctggtctccttcctattggaaagatgttgtgaaacttgaaatggttcagaaaagatttccaaagatgttgttagggttggaggatctgagctacagggagaggctgaacaggctgcggctgttttcgctggagcgttggaggctgaggggtgacctttatagaggtttacaaaattatgaggggcatggataggataaatggacaaaatcttttccctgggattggggagtccagagctagagggcatggatttatggtgagaggggaaagatataaaaaagacctaaggggcaacattttcatgcagagggtggtacgtgtatggaatgagctgccagaggatgtggtggaggctggtacaattgcaacatttaagaggcatttggatgggtatatgaataggaaaggtttggtaggaaatgggctgggtgctggcaggtgggactagattgggttgggatatctggtcggcgtggacaggttggactgaagggtctgtttccatgctgtacatctctatgactctaagtagacTAGGCATCCCCAAAACTAGTTTTTATGATGATAGTGAGCAGAGTCTTGGCCACTGATAGGAATAACCTGCATGGACCATTTATGAAAGTTTTCCAAACAGTTAGCACATTTCAGTAAACATGTGATTGCTGTATCAGAAGATGTTGTTTCTGAATTAATCACAAGACTTTTAGTTTTCCATTGTCTAACCCACAGGACTAACAGAGTATCAGAAAATGATAACTTGAAAGTAATTTGCCATATTTACTTCACAGTTTCAGGTCTTGACCTCCTGCTCTTTCAAATCTGCAGAGTCCCCAACGCTTCCCAGTGAATTGTACAGCCATGCTACTGGCATATTTGCACCTGGGAGGCACATGTAAAATAGGACGATGGTAAACGATCCGACTTTCTACTCAGTCACAGCTCCCCTGCCCATCAAATGGAATACTTTTGGGAAAGTGGAGCATCGTGCAGCCTGTTCCCTCACAAACCAATCAATAGCCAAATTAAATGTCTGTATACAGACCTGCTGTAATACAAAGTAAGGCTGAGAAAGGTGCAACGAAGAAGGCAAGCCCACCATTTTATCATCCCAGCTATAAAAATGGGAAGGAAGGGCGTAATCTCCACTAGTGGCTGCTGTATTCCAGTTGAGGTTCCCCTCTCCCAGGACATTccttcccctttcactttagCCTCTTAAACCTCACTGTGCCTCCCATTCTTCTCAGGCTTTCTAAAGTCTCTGATTCCTTCTTGACAATCAAACATGAACTCACCGTAGACTGGTATACATTTTGGTCTTCCTTCTCAAGATGTCTTGTAGTCTCAGCAGTAGCCAGTGCTAATCCTGACACTGCCAGGACTGTTCAGAAAGAAACTTTGAAGATTAATTCAAGAGTAAAAGGGCAAATGGAGCTGAAAACAGAGGGTAATGTGAAGTTTAAAAGagcaaatgtgtgtgtgtatgtgcttgtGTACACATTCAATTTCAAATGTTAATAAAAGAATATTAATGCAACTTCAATATTATTTTAAAGATTTGTATTCTATGTTGAAATATATGTCTTTTTTGTAGTGTTTAGATTTTAAACTAGTGATATTTTTGTGTAAGGTTTATAAATTAATTCGGTCAATCCTTCCAGAACCATGAATTTTACAGCAGTTGTGTCAGGGAGCAGGTGACTGCAAGGATGCCAAATGTTAATAGGAGTCGAGATTGTgatttggaaaagcacaacaggtcaagcatcatccaaaaagcaggagaatcgatgtttcgggcataagcccttcatcaggaatgagcctcaatcttatgcccaaaatatctattctcctgctccttggatgctgtccgacctgctgtgctcttccagcatcacactctcgactctgatctccagcatctgcagtcctcactttctcctccgtgaTAACAGGAGTTTGCTAACACTGAGGAGGTTTACCACGAGAAAGAAAAAACCAAGCCATCAGAATACAGATTTTGCAAGCATTTGTTTTGATATCGTCAGATGTTTTGGTTCAGTTTGATGGAGACTTAATTGGGTTTGGAAGTTTGTGCAGTTTATCCTAGACAAGAATCTTGTTCAAAGCAGTTAAAGAGAGTGAATGCCCCCAGTGAAAGAGTGCAGTTTGTGAACCATCCCTTTGAATTTTGCAATAATTAAAAGTTGAAGGAAGTTTAGTCTCTCAGTTGTGGGAGTATTCAAGGAAAAAGACTTCACAATCTACACAGCAGCAAGTGAGAAGGAGCAGTTAAGTCAAATCTATAGACTGAATAGGAAGAAAAAAGTTATTGATGAAGTGTGAAGGGATGGTTAAAAATATTGGACTTTTTTTGCTGTGTTTTGAATCTTTCGAATTTTATTGTGTTTGGATTGCTTGGTTTGTTAAATTTTATCTTTATTCTTTGTGTACTAAATTTCTGTTTTATAGTTAAAATCACATCTGCAGCCTTGTGTGCTTATGTTTCAATGAAAACATGAACAAATATGAGCAATCAAGCCAGGTATCATTTTGGCATCATAACTGTTCTACCTCTTCAAATGTAACTTTGTCTTCTGCAATTCCTGGAAAACCACCGCCAATATCAAGTAAATACATCTGAAATCCAAGATGAATCTGTAAAATAGGGAAATAGGTATCCAATTTGGACATAATAAATAATGATCAAGCATCAGATTTTCTCTGGTTTCTCATGCAATTATACACCACGGTTAATGGGATTCACAATGTTGATTCATCACCTCCATATCAACCCTCATTGTTTGTAAATTTAGTGGATGGTTATTGCAGTTGGTTGCCCTTCTTGTTGCTAATACTCTTTCATTTACCTCGGCTGGGTTCAGCAACTGCAATATAATCACCTGGATTTATCGTTAATGTAAAATTTACTGTTTTTGTCTCAACCACCAAGTGTTGTAGTTTCAAAGTTCAAGAGGTTATAAAGTTTGTTTTTTTAATAATTGTAGCAAAAGGATCATTATAAAATAAATGCACCGATTACTAAAATGACACAAACGTATCATTGAAAATTTTTTCTTGTTCATCTTTCAAATGAAACTCCAAGTAAAACATACCCCAATATCAAAGACAACATGTGCATCAGCTATAGCCTGAGCAAAAATCTTTGGATCAGTACAGCCACTTCCAACATGAAAACTGTGAAAAGAAGAGATATCATCAAGCTCCAACTGAAATCCAGgacttttaaaatttgtttcatGAGATGTATggttgctggcttggccagtatttattgcccacccctaattaccCAAGTGTTGATATGGGCTTGGAGACAAAAATAGGCCAAGCTGGGTAAACATGGCAGAGTTCCTTACCCAGAATTTGTGAATTAGATAGGTTTTGCAACAATCAATAGTGTTAAATTGTCAGCGTTAGACAAGCTTTTTTATCGCAGATTTTTATTGACAACAAACATCACTCTCTGTCATAGTGAGATTCAAATCCATATATCCAGAACATTAGTAAGAAGTTCTGGATTACTTGTTCAGTGACTATGCCACCACCTAAGGAATGTACAGACATTCATTTTCTCTAAATGTGTTCAGCATCAGCGTACGGTTTGACTGGAACTCTTAGCCACACATATCATTTCTAAACTCAAATGTAACTTGTACCTGCCAGCAGTGCACACAAAGATGCCCAAATTCCCATATTTCAAAATATAGCACACTGTATTCGACCTTAATCTTCTCCATCTATTTCAGAATCCTACTTTCCTCGAACTACACCCGCTGCATATCAGAAATAGAGGGCTGCATTTTACAGACAGAGTCCAGAATCAGACCTCAAGTAGTTTTCTGGATCCAAGTTTGCTCATGGTCATTGTGCAGGAGGCACCCAATTACTGTTTCATCTCTTCAGTTATCACCCAGCTCAGGATGGCAGCCACATTCAAGAGGCAAAAGCTTCATTGACAGACCCTTTTAGATGGACCTCCATCAGCTGTCAATGTGGCTGTAGGCAGATTGATTAATAACTAAGCGTACAAGACTCTTTGTGGTCACGGAAGTGCAGATCAAAGAAGCAGCGTAAACTACCTCGAATTTATGTTAGGAGGAGTAAAAATTGCGAGAAGTGTATTATTTCTGGAGAACAACAGGAGGAAGCTATCCAGCCCGAGTAGTAGGGCACACATGACTAAAGGATGTTAAAGGAGTGAGAGGTGACAGTGTGTGATCAGTATCTGCATTAAATGCAGGAAGTCCCTCAATTCCTCTCTGATATACCACAAACTGAGTAAGATGCTGGGCCCAGTGACAGTCATGAAGTAGCTGCATGATCTGAACCTCACCACCTAACAAAGGAGCAGTTCTCGgaaagtttgtgatttacataatcctgttggactgtaacctggtgtcatgtgacttctgacttggaCTTCACTGAGCACCAATTGGATTTCACAACAGCCATTGCATGTGTGACCATGTAAACCTCACCTGAGGGAAGGTCTCACTCTGCTGCAGCAGTTTGAGAACATTGACTACTTGCTTGAATTAATACATGCAAATGTGTCTTGTGATGATCAATTAGAGATTATTGCAGCCTTAAAGACTCTTGATCTTTACACAACAGGGATAAAGAGTATGTAATACTGGCCAGAGGAGTGGGAATGGGCAGCTAACCTCACAATTTTAATGCTGAGAGGGGAAGAGTGTTTACCTGTAATTGGCTTCTTGCAATAGGGCCTCGTGTAACAAGgcaataaaataaataattttgtaGCATTTGCACATCATCATTGTAAATGGTGCAAATCTTGTGATTGAAGCAGCATTTTCCCACAAAGAGGGAATAATAACACTGATAAACTCTTACCTGGTGTATGTAAAATCATAAAAGCGACCCAGTAAATTCAAGAGTACATACAGATaggcaatcaatgctggctttgccagcgATCCTCACTTCCCATGAAAAAGAATTAAGAatgaaaaaaagcaaaaatatgTGTCCTACCTAACACCAATGATGTCCAAATTCAAAGCCTTTGCATATTCCATTAGCAGTCTGCACTCACTTAGTGATGCTCCAAACTTTTCACTCAAGGGCGAATGGGATGTAAAGTCATTTACAGCAATGCGCACAACCATTCTGAAACAGCAGTCGGAAAATGAATTTAGCAAAGAATCATCTCAAACATGGAGATCAAACCAAAATGAATGACAGTGTTTATTACCTAGCATGCCTCTGTAATGTCTCTCATATTGATTTCTGCTCATCTTACAATGCGCATTCCTGAACAACTTGCCTGTCTGTCAAAATGTTGGCACCTCTTACATTTATGCCATGTTTAGAAAGCTACTGTCCTCCTGGATGAGCACTGGCAATCCAAATTTGCGCAGCTCAAACAGAGGTGCAGTGGTAACATGGCAGAGAagagttattaaactggagagggctcagaaaagttcaccaggatgttgctgggaatagaggATTTGAGATTTAACAATAGACTGGATGGGATGGGAATTTTTtccactggagcttaggaggttgtgatttaagatcataagacacaagagCAGaagttaagccattcagcccattgattgtgctctgccattcaatcacggctgatagatttctcaaccccattctccctctttctACCCATCACACTTGATcccctatctatctcagtcttaaatacacataatgacctggcttccacagtcttctgtggcagtgattcaccattctctgactgaagaagtttttcctcatctccattctaaaagctcTTACTtttattctaaggctgtacccttaggtcctagtctctcctaccaaagaAAGAATTTTCcctgcttccactctgtccaGCATTCAGTAttgtgtaagtttcaattagatcccccctcatccttctatacTCCATCGTGAATAATCCcacagtcctcaaatgttcctcagatgttaagcttttcattcctaggaccaAACTCGTGAACATTCTTTGAACATGCTCccagggccagtacattctttctgaGATATGGTACCTAAAACtccgcacaatattccaaacgtggtctgaccagagtgttACAGAGCCTCAGCAaagcatccctgcttttatattcaaatcctcatAAACttaatgccatcattgcatttgccttccactactaactcaacctgcaagtttacgttgagagaatcctggaccagaactcccaactctctttgcaCTTCACACTCTCAATTTTCTCCCCACTGAGAAAATAGTGGGGATGcctcttcttcctaccaaagtgcatgacctcacacttttccatgttttacgccatctgccacttctttgcccactctcctaacctgtctaaatcctgcAACCTACCTGCCTCCTCAATGATACCTGTCCCTCTACACATCTTTGAATCTTTTGCCAACTTCGCCAGAATGTCTTCCGTTCCTTCATTTAAATC contains the following coding sequences:
- the LOC132815632 gene encoding ornithine decarboxylase-like isoform X2; protein product: MENIMNGSEFVILEKGVTIMDIIDQKIKEQMLRENTDAFSVADLGDLVHQHLRWQKALPRVKPFYAVKCNNSKPVAQILAQMGLGFDCASKNEIATILDIGVPAERIIYANPCKEVSHIKYAVSRGVQMMTFDNKDELLKVAMIYPTAKMVVRIAVNDFTSHSPLSEKFGASLSECRLLMEYAKALNLDIIGVSFHVGSGCTDPKIFAQAIADAHVVFDIGIHLGFQMYLLDIGGGFPGIAEDKVTFEEVAAEINPALDIYFPDKTEVQIIAEPGRYYVTSSFTLVVNIIARKIIENSHASSNDEEAGNEKTMMYYLNDGVYGSFNNFAKYRELLKPTFYEITFLGKLTWYLFLTETLP